A stretch of Usitatibacter palustris DNA encodes these proteins:
- the gspD gene encoding type II secretion system secretin GspD, with amino-acid sequence MLPPAFPKQGASEKTTESGPVPPSQAPAPGAPPPPSAAATQQAQQAIAGGARTYPGTGVFVNPKPLPSQGPAGPEEASLNFEALDVREVAKVILGDYLRESYTVHPQVAGTVTFRTIRPIPRKELLPTLEMLLRQNNAAVVREEGIYKILPIAAVRGSISPQIGGTTLPIPPGFSVVVVPLKFVGAKEMERLLQPFAAENTIRADEIRNLIVLGGNQREMRHLLDTIELFDVDWLAGYSIGLFPIKSADVKTLVTDLDKVFGQAAASSPLGGIVRVIPIERLNSLLIVTTQPKYLDLARTWVDRLDQLGGTSGGSRFFVYYVRNGKAENLAQLIGDLFSNRRGGASGPQLAPGLRPAEIRSNAPQPGQPGYTATPAAPTAPPPAASFQIQGGIGSTASEVRVIADKDTNSLLILSTPTDYEIIESALRKLDVVPRQVLVEVFLAEVTLTDDLKYGIEWFIRGRNSSNTTGQINLGGLPSLPTGAVPIAPPVFQLVSLSGGEVRAVLNALGEDGKTQVLASPQLMVLDNQKAQFKVGDRISVQTQTQTGVSTGTGVLNSFQYLETGILLAVTPRINSHNQVTLEVNQEVSAADRSSVTAVNPNPDVTSRSVTTSVVISSGESIVLAGLIREDTGRSSVGVPLLSKIPILGAAFGSQSVNRRRTELVLVITPKILSDSTQAREATEELRKKLPMLESYIPKATADPAVKP; translated from the coding sequence ATGCTTCCCCCGGCCTTCCCGAAGCAAGGCGCTTCCGAGAAGACGACTGAGTCTGGTCCGGTGCCGCCGAGCCAGGCGCCTGCCCCGGGCGCTCCACCCCCTCCTTCCGCGGCCGCTACGCAGCAAGCCCAGCAAGCGATCGCGGGTGGCGCGAGGACCTACCCGGGGACGGGCGTCTTCGTGAACCCCAAGCCGCTGCCCTCGCAGGGCCCGGCCGGTCCGGAAGAGGCGAGCCTCAATTTCGAGGCGCTCGACGTTCGTGAAGTCGCCAAGGTGATCCTCGGGGATTACCTGCGCGAGTCGTATACCGTGCACCCGCAAGTGGCGGGCACGGTCACCTTCCGCACGATTCGCCCCATTCCCCGCAAGGAACTGCTGCCGACGCTCGAGATGCTGCTGCGCCAGAACAATGCCGCCGTGGTCCGAGAGGAAGGCATCTACAAGATCCTGCCGATCGCCGCGGTTCGCGGCTCCATCTCGCCCCAGATTGGCGGTACGACACTGCCCATCCCGCCGGGCTTCAGCGTCGTCGTCGTACCCCTGAAGTTCGTGGGCGCGAAGGAAATGGAGCGCCTGCTCCAGCCGTTCGCGGCCGAGAACACGATCCGCGCCGACGAGATCCGGAACCTCATCGTGCTCGGCGGCAATCAGCGCGAGATGCGCCATCTTCTCGACACGATCGAGCTCTTCGACGTCGATTGGCTCGCCGGCTATTCGATCGGACTCTTCCCGATCAAGAGCGCCGACGTGAAGACGTTGGTCACGGACCTCGACAAGGTGTTCGGCCAGGCCGCGGCGTCGAGCCCGCTGGGGGGCATCGTTCGCGTGATTCCCATCGAGCGTCTCAATTCACTGCTCATCGTGACGACGCAGCCGAAGTACCTGGACCTTGCCCGCACGTGGGTCGATCGCCTCGACCAGCTCGGCGGCACCTCGGGCGGCTCGCGCTTCTTCGTCTACTACGTGCGCAACGGCAAGGCCGAGAACCTCGCGCAGCTCATCGGCGATCTTTTCTCCAACCGACGCGGCGGCGCCTCCGGGCCGCAGCTCGCGCCGGGCCTGCGTCCTGCTGAAATCCGTTCGAATGCTCCGCAACCGGGACAGCCGGGATACACGGCGACACCAGCGGCGCCCACGGCTCCTCCGCCCGCCGCAAGCTTCCAGATTCAAGGCGGCATTGGCTCCACGGCGAGCGAGGTGCGTGTCATCGCGGACAAGGACACGAATTCGCTCCTGATCCTCTCGACGCCGACCGACTACGAAATTATCGAGAGCGCCCTGCGCAAACTCGATGTGGTTCCGCGCCAGGTCCTGGTGGAAGTGTTCCTTGCAGAAGTCACGCTCACGGATGACCTCAAGTACGGCATCGAGTGGTTCATTCGCGGCCGCAACAGCTCGAACACCACGGGGCAGATCAACCTGGGCGGCTTGCCGAGCCTTCCCACGGGGGCCGTTCCGATTGCTCCGCCGGTCTTCCAGCTCGTGAGCCTTTCGGGTGGCGAGGTGCGGGCAGTCCTCAATGCGCTCGGCGAGGACGGCAAGACGCAAGTGCTCGCTTCGCCGCAACTCATGGTCCTCGACAACCAGAAGGCCCAGTTCAAGGTTGGAGACCGTATTTCAGTGCAGACCCAGACCCAGACGGGCGTGAGTACCGGCACGGGCGTGCTGAATTCGTTCCAGTACCTCGAGACGGGGATCCTTCTGGCGGTGACGCCCCGGATCAACTCGCACAACCAGGTCACGCTTGAAGTGAACCAGGAAGTAAGCGCTGCGGATCGCAGCTCCGTGACGGCGGTGAACCCGAATCCGGACGTCACCTCGCGCTCGGTCACGACTTCGGTGGTCATCTCGTCCGGGGAGTCGATCGTCCTGGCTGGCCTCATTCGCGAGGACACGGGACGCAGTTCCGTGGGCGTCCCGCTCCTGTCGAAGATTCCGATCCTGGGCGCGGCTTTCGGCAGCCAGTCGGTGAACCGGCGGCGCACGGAACTGGTGCTTGTGATTACCCCCAAGATCCTCAGCGACTCCACGCAGGCCCGGGAGGCGACGGAGGAACTCCGCAAGAAGCTGCCGATGCTGGAGAGCTATATCCCGAAGGCGACTGCCGACCCCGCGGTCAAGCCTTAG
- a CDS encoding PilN domain-containing protein encodes MATPAEFATARAQPAWQQRALAFWRWWSGELEQWARAKLGGLPGMARAPLISVQGDDLVIIEARASGIAETSRSPLGSLDPEGRRLALRNLVAGTGENENRVRLCLAREQSLLRRVSLPLATEENLERVLAFEMDRLTPFRAEEVYFDHRVASRDPATGKVHLDLGVARRDVVDPEVARLGDWGANVVGVVLLDDVGRSSTPLDLLPVGQRGKRGGSYVRNIRIAAAVVALLLLATALIVPLYQKRERVVALNPLVTKARAEAEATDRLSKELEKLVADYNFLLTKKHTGQPSLAIIEDLTNLLPDNTWVQQLDLRPAGKVREVQISGETTSSSKLIEILEQSKRLQNSAPRGAFTRGSQPGTERFMIAAEVRPRPLPEPVPAK; translated from the coding sequence ATGGCGACTCCCGCGGAATTCGCGACCGCGCGCGCGCAGCCCGCCTGGCAACAGCGGGCGCTGGCGTTCTGGCGCTGGTGGTCGGGCGAGCTCGAGCAATGGGCGCGCGCGAAGCTCGGTGGCCTGCCGGGCATGGCCCGTGCGCCGCTGATCAGCGTTCAGGGCGATGACCTCGTCATCATCGAGGCGCGTGCCAGCGGCATCGCCGAAACATCGCGTTCGCCGCTCGGCAGCCTCGATCCCGAGGGCCGCAGGCTTGCGCTTCGCAATCTCGTGGCCGGCACCGGCGAGAACGAGAACCGCGTTCGCCTGTGCCTCGCGCGCGAGCAGTCGCTGCTTCGCCGCGTTTCGCTGCCGTTGGCGACCGAGGAGAATCTCGAGCGCGTGCTCGCGTTCGAAATGGATCGCCTCACGCCGTTCCGCGCTGAAGAGGTGTATTTCGATCATCGTGTCGCCTCGCGCGACCCTGCGACAGGCAAGGTGCACCTGGACCTCGGCGTGGCGCGTCGCGACGTCGTGGATCCGGAAGTTGCACGCCTGGGCGATTGGGGCGCGAACGTGGTGGGCGTCGTTCTCCTCGACGACGTCGGACGGTCTTCCACGCCGCTCGACCTCCTGCCCGTCGGGCAGCGCGGCAAGCGCGGCGGTTCGTACGTGCGCAACATCCGCATCGCGGCCGCGGTAGTGGCGTTGCTCCTGCTGGCCACCGCACTCATCGTGCCGCTGTACCAGAAGCGCGAGCGCGTCGTGGCGCTCAATCCCCTGGTGACCAAGGCACGCGCCGAAGCGGAGGCCACCGACCGGCTCTCGAAGGAACTGGAGAAGCTGGTCGCCGACTACAACTTCCTGCTCACGAAGAAGCACACGGGCCAGCCCTCGCTCGCGATCATCGAGGACCTGACGAACCTCCTTCCCGACAACACGTGGGTACAGCAGCTCGACCTGCGGCCCGCGGGCAAGGTTCGCGAAGTCCAGATCTCCGGCGAGACGACCTCGTCGTCGAAGCTGATCGAGATCCTCGAGCAGTCCAAGCGCCTGCAGAATTCCGCGCCGCGCGGCGCGTTCACGCGCGGCTCCCAGCCCGGCACCGAGCGATTCATGATCGCGGCCGAAGTTCGCCCGCGCCCGTTGCCCGAACCCGTCCCGGCGAAGTGA
- a CDS encoding ABC transporter permease → MPGRTLLSWRYRWLLWSFTRRELLNRYVGSVAGAAWAIVHPLALLAVYAFIFTMVFKVRLPEAAGGASYVAFVAVTLWPWLMFADGLQRGMSAVRANEGLIRKVAFPNRLVVYSAVASTFLVHLAGFATVLAVLAAIGQPIHASGLVVALALVAMLALATLGLAALLAALQVVLRDVEQVFSVALTVLFYATPILYPLSLVPEPLRSWAAGNPLATFAERMREALLAGSGFAPADAALLLGAILTFVAGLWVFERLAPYFEDFL, encoded by the coding sequence GTGCCTGGCCGTACCCTCCTTTCCTGGCGATATCGCTGGCTGCTCTGGTCGTTCACGCGACGCGAGCTCCTCAACCGCTATGTGGGCTCCGTCGCGGGCGCCGCGTGGGCCATCGTCCATCCGCTGGCGCTCCTGGCGGTCTATGCCTTCATCTTCACCATGGTCTTCAAGGTCCGCCTGCCCGAGGCAGCGGGCGGGGCCAGCTACGTCGCCTTCGTGGCCGTGACCCTGTGGCCCTGGCTGATGTTCGCCGACGGGCTCCAGCGCGGAATGAGCGCGGTGCGGGCCAATGAAGGGCTGATCCGGAAGGTTGCGTTCCCGAATCGGCTGGTCGTGTACTCGGCGGTCGCCTCGACCTTCCTGGTCCACCTGGCCGGATTTGCCACGGTCCTTGCCGTCCTCGCCGCCATCGGCCAACCCATCCATGCTTCCGGGCTCGTCGTGGCCCTCGCATTGGTCGCGATGCTGGCGTTGGCTACCCTGGGCCTTGCGGCGCTGCTCGCCGCCTTGCAGGTGGTCCTGCGCGACGTGGAGCAGGTGTTTTCGGTCGCACTCACCGTGCTGTTCTACGCCACCCCGATCCTGTACCCCCTTTCGCTCGTTCCCGAGCCGCTGCGGAGCTGGGCCGCGGGCAATCCGCTGGCGACGTTTGCCGAGCGCATGCGGGAGGCCCTGCTCGCCGGGTCGGGTTTCGCCCCCGCCGATGCCGCGCTTCTCCTGGGCGCCATCCTCACGTTCGTGGCCGGCCTGTGGGTATTCGAGCGCCTCGCGCCCTATTTCGAGGACTTCCTGTGA
- the gspM gene encoding type II secretion system protein GspM — MNFRALSPEQSRKLALSILAGVVLGAIALVAIPTWLAHRHYDNAITDYTDKLDRYRRIAATRTEVASNLEVVRAKEARKFFLRTGAAALSAAEAQEAMRALIEGSGGRLITMQIPPAKDEGRYRQVTVNVQITANISSLRRILHTIETGTPMLFVDNLMIRSQVPATFRPGPGAEPEMFVQFDVYGYSVTGT, encoded by the coding sequence ATGAACTTCCGCGCCCTCTCGCCCGAACAGAGCCGCAAGCTCGCCCTCTCGATCCTCGCGGGCGTCGTGCTGGGCGCGATCGCGCTCGTCGCGATCCCGACGTGGCTAGCGCACCGTCATTACGACAACGCGATCACCGACTACACCGACAAGCTCGACCGCTACCGGCGCATCGCCGCTACGCGCACTGAAGTCGCGAGCAATCTCGAGGTCGTTCGCGCGAAGGAAGCGCGCAAATTCTTCCTGCGCACCGGCGCCGCCGCGCTTTCCGCGGCCGAAGCGCAGGAGGCGATGCGCGCGCTCATCGAAGGCAGCGGCGGGCGCCTCATCACCATGCAGATTCCGCCGGCCAAGGACGAGGGACGCTATCGCCAGGTCACGGTGAACGTGCAGATCACCGCGAACATCTCGTCGCTGCGCCGCATCCTGCACACCATCGAGACGGGCACGCCCATGCTGTTCGTCGACAACCTGATGATTCGCAGCCAGGTTCCGGCGACGTTCCGTCCGGGGCCGGGCGCGGAGCCCGAAATGTTCGTGCAGTTCGATGTGTATGGCTATTCGGTGACGGGGACCTGA
- a CDS encoding peptidylprolyl isomerase: MRILTALLVMGLPLCALGAPDTPLITNPPVVVTEEDFEAFLLRVPPLYRPEVRASLERIGKAVDQVYANRIIAGEARKMGLDKDPLVQLRIKQLEEAYLATLWGDVARKNVKVPDFTKRAEDLYRVNKARYTEPERFTGEQLLISFNGRTRESALEYARSIRARAVAGDDFKSLVSSFSEDPMVRRNGGKLEGVAPTDLEKPLSDAAFALKKRGDISEPIESKSGFHIIRMESKAAGFLRPFADVKADIIEEEESKFRDTEAEKEAGRLKNTPQTVVHTKNIEAIRKDLDQAEITRLHREAGKAGDKAAKEGAR, from the coding sequence ATGCGAATCCTGACTGCCCTTCTGGTGATGGGCCTGCCACTCTGCGCCCTTGGCGCCCCCGATACGCCGCTCATCACGAATCCCCCGGTGGTCGTCACCGAGGAGGATTTCGAAGCGTTCCTGCTGAGGGTCCCTCCGCTCTACCGTCCTGAGGTCCGCGCAAGCCTCGAGCGAATCGGCAAGGCGGTCGACCAGGTCTACGCGAACCGCATCATCGCCGGCGAGGCGAGGAAGATGGGCCTCGACAAGGATCCGCTCGTGCAGCTTCGCATCAAGCAACTCGAGGAGGCCTATCTCGCGACCCTCTGGGGCGACGTGGCCCGTAAGAACGTGAAAGTGCCCGACTTCACGAAGCGAGCCGAAGACCTGTATCGGGTGAACAAAGCCCGCTACACGGAGCCCGAGCGATTCACGGGCGAACAGCTGCTGATTTCCTTCAATGGCCGGACGCGTGAGTCGGCGCTTGAATACGCTCGTTCGATTCGGGCACGCGCGGTCGCCGGCGACGATTTCAAGTCGCTTGTCTCGTCATTCTCCGAGGATCCGATGGTCCGGAGAAACGGCGGCAAGCTCGAAGGCGTGGCCCCGACCGATCTCGAGAAGCCCCTTTCCGACGCCGCATTCGCGCTCAAGAAGCGCGGTGACATCAGCGAACCCATCGAATCCAAGTCCGGATTCCACATCATCCGGATGGAGTCGAAGGCCGCCGGTTTCCTGCGCCCGTTCGCCGATGTGAAGGCGGACATCATCGAGGAAGAGGAAAGCAAGTTCCGCGACACCGAGGCCGAAAAGGAAGCCGGACGGCTGAAGAACACTCCGCAGACGGTGGTCCATACCAAAAATATCGAAGCGATCCGCAAGGACCTCGACCAGGCCGAGATCACGCGCCTGCACCGCGAGGCGGGCAAGGCGGGCGACAAGGCGGCAAAGGAAGGCGCGCGGTAG